Within Paenibacillus albicereus, the genomic segment GAGCGCGTTGTAGAGAAAGTGCGGATTGATCTGGGAGCGCAGGAAGGCGATTTCCCGCTCCCGCGCTTCCTTGACGGACTGCCGCAGCTTGACGAGGCTGCGCACTCTCGCCAGCAGCTCCTCCGCCGCGAACGGCTTGGCGACATAATCGTTGGCGCCGAGATCGAGGGCCAGCCTGCGCTCCTCCTCCCGCCGCCGGCCGGTCAGCATGAGCACGGGCAGCTCGGAAGGGGAGAAGCGCAGCCGCAGCTCCTCGAGCGCCTTGAAGCCGCTGCCGTCCGCCAGGGTGACGCCGAGCAGCACGAGGCTCAGCTCCCCCTCCGTCGCGAGCGCCGCGCGCGCCTGCTCCGCGGACCGGACGCTTACGGCCCGCAGCCCTTCCTGGGCGAGCAGCTGGCCGATCGCATGGCGGCCGGCGGCGTCCGGCTCGGCGACGAGCACGGCCGGCCCCCGGCCGCCGCGGGCCGGAGCGGCATGCGGCTCGGCGGCTGCCGCCGCCTCCCGCAAGGCCGGTCCTCTGGCCGCCTGGCCGCCCGGCTTCTCCTCCAGCAGCAAGGAGAAGCGGAAGGACCTGCTTTCTTTGCCCGGCAGCGGCTGAAGAACGAGTCCTCCCTGCAGCTCGATCAGCCGGCGCGAGATCGACAGCGCCAGCTCGGCGATATCCTCGTCCCCGGCGGCGAAGCCCGGCTCCGGCTCGGCCGTCTCCGGGCCGTCGAATGCGACGGTTACGACGGCGAAGCCGAGCTCCTCCTCGGCCGAGACCTCGATCCGGCCCCGCTCCGCGCGCAGCGCCGCCCGCTCGACCAGCCGGTGCAGAATCTGCACCAGCCGATCCTCGTCCGCGTAAACGGCCGGCATCGTCTCGGGCACTCCGTTCGCCAGCACGATCGGCCTGCCGCTCAGCAGGAACCGATGCAGCTCCAGCACCGACCCGACCGCGGAGCGGAGGTCGAGGTTGCGCGGCTCCGGGACGATGTCCTCGTGCTTGAGGCGGGAGAAGTCGTGCAGATCCTGCACGAGATACCCGAGCCGGCGGGCCGTGCCGGCGATCAGCGCGAGGCTGCGCGCGGAGCCGGGTCCGGGATCGCCGGCATGCGCCAGGCTGTCCGCCAGATGCACGACGTCCTGCAGCGGAGCTTTGATCTGATAGGTCGTCGAGGAGAGGAACTCGTCCTTCTGCCGATCCAGCCGCAGCAGCTTGCGGTGCATCCGCTCCATCTCGCGGAACGCCTCATAGAACCGGTAGACGATGACGAGAAACACGACGAGGCTGAACAGAATCAGATAGATTTGGCTGATGAGCAGCGAGCCCAGCATCGACATGCCGAACAGCAGGCAGCTGCAGGAATACAGGTTGAGCAGCAGCACGGCGAGCAGCAGCAGCAGCGATTCGTACCGCTTGCCGCGCGGCGCGCGGACATGCCGGACGGCCACGCTCCATAGCAGCCAGGCCATCATCAGCTGCTCGATGAAGATCGTGACGCGGTACACCGGAAGGTACTCGCGGATGCTGAGGAACGGAAACAGCAGCAGGCTGCCCAGCAGCATGAGCGCGAACAGCTTCGGCAGCCGCTGTCCGGCCTGCTTTCCTTGGAGCTGCATCATCAGGAAGAGCGAGACGAGGAAGCCGGCTACCGCGCTCATGTCCTTGATCGTGTACATGGCCTGGAAGGAAAGCCCTTCGAGGAGCAGGGAGAGCGGCCTTTCCCCGAGCAGGCCGTTGAAGACCGCCATCGTCAGGCAGGCGAGGCCGAACAGCAGCAGCGGCTCGTCCCGCTGGCCGTACAGCCATACCGCCGCGAACAGCACCAGATGGATGAGGCCGATGACCGTCAGCACGACCGCCATCGCAGACTCGCGGATCAGGCTGCGCTCATGGGCAGTGCGGATCTCCTTCTCCTCGCCGAAATAGAGCGGCATCGGAATGCCTGCATCGATGTAGTCGTAATTGGCTGCGTGCACGACGATCTCCGCTTCCTTGTCCCCCAGCTCGAAAGCGGCGAGGCCGGGCGAGTTGCCCGGCACGTAGCCTGCCCGGTCGAGAGCGGGCTTGCCGTCCGCGATGACGCGCCGGCCGTCCACGTAGACCGCGCTGGCGAAGCGGATGTTCGTCTTTTTGATCGCATAGACGCCGGCCTCGGGCACGTTCACCAGCCGCAGCCGATAGGTGGCGGCGCCGTAGGCGGGCCGCTCCTCTTCCGCCCGGCTGTCGTTCCATACGCCCGGCACCTGCATCCAGGAGGGCTGCTGCTTCGGCGTCTCGCCCGGCTGCAGCAGCTCGTTCCAATAAAATTCCCACTCGCCGTCGAGAGCGATCTGTCCGGAACCGTCCCACCCGGCGAGATCAAGCTCCCCTTGCACGGCCCGCAGCGGCCGCTCCGCGCCCCATCGCTCCAAGCCGATGCCGAGCGGCAGCCAGACGCTCAGCAGTATGATGATCCCCACGACGCCCATCGCCTTACGCCACAACCGTTCCGCCTCCACCCACTACTTACATATCAATATTGTCAGGACTTAGTTATCGGCTCCGGCGCCGCATTCGTGAAGAGGAGAGGCCCGCCTCGCCCGGAACCGGCTTCCGTCCGGCTGGTACAAAGCGTCCCGTCCTTCTTCGGGCCCGCCCAGAACCACGAGATAGATGTCCTCATATGATGAACGAATCCGTTTCATTCACCTAGACCTGCCATGCGTTACCCTTCGTTCCGGAAGGAGATTCACCGATGCTCAAATCCAAATCCAAGATCGCCGTCCAGGTGTCCCCGGGAGGCCACGGATCCGACGACGCGATCGTGCTCGGCGAGTCCGCCCTCAAGCAGCACAAAATACCGTCCGGCGCGCCCATCGCGCTCCGGTTCGGCTCGCATCGCGCGACCGTCCGGGTCGTATCCGGCGGCAAGGGCGATGCCATGCGGCTTCCGTCCGCGCTTGCCCGCAGCATGGGCATCCACGGCCCCGTCTCGCTCCGGCTGCAGTACCGGCCGAGCACCCAGACGCTTTCGCTCGGACCGCTGATCGGCGTGCTCGTCAGCCGCGACTATCCGCAGCAGCCGGACCGCCCGTTCGGCTCGATTACGATGTTTTGCCGCGAGCTCGTCGATGCGTGCGCCTCCCAAGGCGCCCATGTGTACTTCTTCACGCCCGATGCCGCCGGAGCCGGCCCCCGCATCGACGGCTGGGTCTACGGCGAAGGCGGCTGGCGCAAGGCGAGCCTGCCCGTGCCCGACGTCGTGAACAACCGGCTGACGGCGCGCAAGCTCGAGAACCGGGCGTCGGTCCAGCAGCTGTTCAAGGAAGCCAAGTCCCGCTACGGCACGCAAGTATTCAATGAAAAGTTCCTCGACAAGCATGAGGTGTTCGACGCGCTCGGCAAGGACCCCTCGCTCGGCAAGTACTTGCCGGAGTCGCGGCTGCTGAAAAGCTTCGCCGATCTCAAGACCGTCGCCTCCCGGCACCAGGCCGTGTTCCTCAAGCCGGTGCGGGGCAGCCTCGGCAAAGGCATCATCAAGGCGAGCCGGATGGAGGGCGACGGCATCCTCGCCACCTACACCGCGCCGGCCGGCGTCCGGCGGCAGGCTTACCCGAGCCTCGCCAAGTTCTACGGCTCGCTCGGCGGCAAGATGAAGACGGTCCGCTACCAGCTCCAGCAAGGGCTGACGCTGATCGACATCGGCAAGCGGCCGGTCGACTTCCGGGCGCTCGTGCAGCGCAGCGGCACCGGCGCCTGGATCGTCACCTCGGTCGTCGCCCGCACCGCCGGCAGCAACCACTTCGTCTCCAATCTCGCTCGCGGCGGCACGCTCAGCCGCGTCAAGGACGCGGTGGGCCGCAGCAATCTCGCGCCCGGCTACAAGGCCGGAGCGAGCGCCAAGCTGGAGAAGGCCGCGCTCGACATCGCCAAGGGCATCGAGGAGCGCATCCCTGCCCACTTCGGCGAGCTCGGCATCGACCTGGCGATGGATACCGGCGGCCGCGTCTGGCTGCTGGAGGTCAACTCCAAGCCGTCCAAAAACGACAACACGCCGCTCGAAGGGAACAAGATCCGCCCCTCGGTGCGGAACATGATCCAATACGCGCGTTACCTGGCCGGCTTCAGCTAGCGGCCGGATCGGCCCGGTCCGCCGCCGCGGCGGCAGCAGATGGAACCCGTAAGGAGGAGCCCGCGATGGAGAGCGAAGCAGGCGTGATCGGAGTTTGGATCGGAAAGCCGCCGGAGCCCGACGGCTCCGGCAGGCTGGCCGTCCCGGAGGACGGATTTCTCGCCGCGCTCGCCGAGAGGGCCGCGGAGCTGCGGCTGCCGCTGCATCTGTTCGCCGCAGAGGGGTTCCGCCCCGAGACGGGCGCGCTCACCGGCTACGTCCGGGAGAGCGGCTGCTGGCAGGAGCGGCAGGTGGCGCTGCCGGCGGTCGTCTACGACCGCTGCGGGCCGAGCGCCGCCTCCAGCCGACGCTTGCGCGAGGAGCGGCTGGAGCAGATGCGCCGGCTGCGCCCTCACACGCGGCTCAGCAGCTGGCTGCCCGGCAAGCTCGCGCAGCTGGAGGCGATGCGCCGGTCCGGCTCCGAGCTGGCCGCGCTCGCGCCGCCGACCCGGCTGCTGATCGGGGCCGGCTCCATCCAGGAGGCGGCCCGCGAATGGGGAGCCGTCTTCCTCAAGCCGGACGGCGGCATGCAGGGCCGCGGCGTCCTGTCCCTCGGCCCGGACGAGGGCGGCTGGCTGCTGCGCGGCCGGGCGGGGGACGGCCGGACGCTGACGGTCCGTCTGCCGGACCTGCAGGCGGCGGCCGAGCGGACATGGCGGATCGTCCAGGGGCGACGCTACATCCTGCAGCCGCAGCTGCCGCTATGCGACCGTCAAGGCCGGCCGTTCGACGTGCGCGCGCTCGTGCAAAAGGACGGCCGCGGCTTCTGGCGGCTGACCGGCACGGCGCTGCGGCGCGGACGGCCCGGCGGCATCGCCTCCAACCTGCACGGCGGCGGCGAAGCGCTGCCTGCCCGCGATGGCCTCGAGCTGCTGCTCGGCGCCGAAGGAGCGGCCCGCTGCTCGGCCGAGATCGACCGGCTGGCGCTGCTCGCCGCCGAAGCGGCCGAGAGCGCCTTCGGCCGGCTCGCCGAGCTCGGGCTGGATTTCGGCGTCGGGCCGGACGGCCGCCTTTGGCTGCTGGAGCTCAACTCCCGGCCCGGCCGCGACGCCTTCTCGTCCTTCCCGGGCGGCATCGCCCGCACGGCGGTGGAACGCCCCTTGCTTTACGCCCGCTTGCTGGGCGCGCGCCTTGTACCGGAGCGTTCCGGCGAAAAGACGCTGGCCGCTCCTTCGCGATAGATCGACCCACCCTAGCGATAGAACGTTCAGGAGGTTCATCATGAGTCTTACTTTGTGCAACGTGCATTTTTCGGATAAGAAGGACCGCGTCGTCTATGTATCCGGGCCGCTGTACCGATCGCTCAAGCTGTCGGACAAAAAGAAGCTGCAGATCAAGCTGGGCCGGGAGACGGTCACCGCCTCCGTCAAGGCGGTCAAGCGCGAGGGCAACCACGTGTTCCTCGGCTCGGCGCTGCGCCAGCAGATCCGCGTGCCGAAGTCGGGCAACGTGTTCATGCTCCATGCCTCGGAGAACGAGGTGCAGCTCGGACCGCTCGTCGGCATCCTGAGCGACGGCTACGTCAGCTCCTCCCTTCCGTTCGGCTCGCGCACCGGCTTCATCAAGGACCTGATCCGCATCGGCGAGAAAAAGGCGTATTTCTTCGGCTTCACTCCCAAAGACATCAACTGGGCGCAGGAGACGGTGAACGGCTACTTCCTGAACGCCGACGGCTCCTGGCAACGCAAGACCGTGCCGCTCCCCGACGTCGTCTACAACCGGCTGCCGAGCCGCAAGGCCGAGACCGGATCCTATATCAGCTCGCTGCGCGACCGCTTCGTGCGCAAAGGCATTCCGTTCTTCAACTGGAGCTACTTCAACAAGTCCGACGTCTACAAGCTGCTCGACAAGGACGTGGAGGCGCTGCGGCATCTGCCGGAATCCGTCTCCGGCCCGAGCGACGCCAAGATCAAGGAGCTGCTGGAGAAGCATCACTTCGTCTACTTCAAGCCGAGCGGCGGCAGCCTCGGAGCCGGCATCTACCGGCTGACGTACCAGCCGAAGCAAGGCTGGTTCGCCCGCTACCGCAGCGGCGGCAAAAACGTGCTGCTGCGCTTCTCCAGCTTCCAGGCGCTCATGCGCACGATGCACGCGCGGCACGGCGGCTCGTTCGGCGGCTATGTCGTGCAGCAGGGCATCCGGCTCGTCGAGATCGACGGCTGCCCGCTCGATTTCCGCTTCCACATGCACAAGAACGGCCGCAATGAATGGGTGACGGCGGGCGTCGGAGCGAAAAAAGCCGGCAAGGGCAGCGTGACGACGCACATCAAGAACGGCGGCGTGCTCATGACGCCGGGCAACGCGCTCTCCCGCACGTTCGGCAGCCAGGCCGGCGAGGTGCTGGAAAAGGCGAAGCGCGTCGCGGTCAAGATGAGCGAGGCGATCGAGCGCAACTATCCGCACC encodes:
- a CDS encoding YheC/YheD family protein; protein product: MESEAGVIGVWIGKPPEPDGSGRLAVPEDGFLAALAERAAELRLPLHLFAAEGFRPETGALTGYVRESGCWQERQVALPAVVYDRCGPSAASSRRLREERLEQMRRLRPHTRLSSWLPGKLAQLEAMRRSGSELAALAPPTRLLIGAGSIQEAAREWGAVFLKPDGGMQGRGVLSLGPDEGGWLLRGRAGDGRTLTVRLPDLQAAAERTWRIVQGRRYILQPQLPLCDRQGRPFDVRALVQKDGRGFWRLTGTALRRGRPGGIASNLHGGGEALPARDGLELLLGAEGAARCSAEIDRLALLAAEAAESAFGRLAELGLDFGVGPDGRLWLLELNSRPGRDAFSSFPGGIARTAVERPLLYARLLGARLVPERSGEKTLAAPSR
- a CDS encoding hybrid sensor histidine kinase/response regulator, which codes for MGIIILLSVWLPLGIGLERWGAERPLRAVQGELDLAGWDGSGQIALDGEWEFYWNELLQPGETPKQQPSWMQVPGVWNDSRAEEERPAYGAATYRLRLVNVPEAGVYAIKKTNIRFASAVYVDGRRVIADGKPALDRAGYVPGNSPGLAAFELGDKEAEIVVHAANYDYIDAGIPMPLYFGEEKEIRTAHERSLIRESAMAVVLTVIGLIHLVLFAAVWLYGQRDEPLLLFGLACLTMAVFNGLLGERPLSLLLEGLSFQAMYTIKDMSAVAGFLVSLFLMMQLQGKQAGQRLPKLFALMLLGSLLLFPFLSIREYLPVYRVTIFIEQLMMAWLLWSVAVRHVRAPRGKRYESLLLLLAVLLLNLYSCSCLLFGMSMLGSLLISQIYLILFSLVVFLVIVYRFYEAFREMERMHRKLLRLDRQKDEFLSSTTYQIKAPLQDVVHLADSLAHAGDPGPGSARSLALIAGTARRLGYLVQDLHDFSRLKHEDIVPEPRNLDLRSAVGSVLELHRFLLSGRPIVLANGVPETMPAVYADEDRLVQILHRLVERAALRAERGRIEVSAEEELGFAVVTVAFDGPETAEPEPGFAAGDEDIAELALSISRRLIELQGGLVLQPLPGKESRSFRFSLLLEEKPGGQAARGPALREAAAAAEPHAAPARGGRGPAVLVAEPDAAGRHAIGQLLAQEGLRAVSVRSAEQARAALATEGELSLVLLGVTLADGSGFKALEELRLRFSPSELPVLMLTGRRREEERRLALDLGANDYVAKPFAAEELLARVRSLVKLRQSVKEAREREIAFLRSQINPHFLYNALGAIAELCVEEPEKAERLTLHLSGYLRGSFDFGQRDGMSTLGAELKLIEAYTEIEKARFGSRLRVSVRCEADPALRFPPLLLQPLVENAIRHGLLSKPQGGEVKVTVAERGGYVHAAVEDDGAGFDAQAMLFRLEQPERIGGVGLWNVSERLRLLYGERLGMDSRTGFGSRLTFRIPASSRASEPRGG
- a CDS encoding YheC/YheD family endospore coat-associated protein; its protein translation is MSLTLCNVHFSDKKDRVVYVSGPLYRSLKLSDKKKLQIKLGRETVTASVKAVKREGNHVFLGSALRQQIRVPKSGNVFMLHASENEVQLGPLVGILSDGYVSSSLPFGSRTGFIKDLIRIGEKKAYFFGFTPKDINWAQETVNGYFLNADGSWQRKTVPLPDVVYNRLPSRKAETGSYISSLRDRFVRKGIPFFNWSYFNKSDVYKLLDKDVEALRHLPESVSGPSDAKIKELLEKHHFVYFKPSGGSLGAGIYRLTYQPKQGWFARYRSGGKNVLLRFSSFQALMRTMHARHGGSFGGYVVQQGIRLVEIDGCPLDFRFHMHKNGRNEWVTAGVGAKKAGKGSVTTHIKNGGVLMTPGNALSRTFGSQAGEVLEKAKRVAVKMSEAIERNYPHRLGELGLDLGIDKDGEVWMFEANAKPGRSIFKHPALKPEGRASLEYILEHCLYLSRFRGRDS
- a CDS encoding YheC/YheD family endospore coat-associated protein is translated as MLKSKSKIAVQVSPGGHGSDDAIVLGESALKQHKIPSGAPIALRFGSHRATVRVVSGGKGDAMRLPSALARSMGIHGPVSLRLQYRPSTQTLSLGPLIGVLVSRDYPQQPDRPFGSITMFCRELVDACASQGAHVYFFTPDAAGAGPRIDGWVYGEGGWRKASLPVPDVVNNRLTARKLENRASVQQLFKEAKSRYGTQVFNEKFLDKHEVFDALGKDPSLGKYLPESRLLKSFADLKTVASRHQAVFLKPVRGSLGKGIIKASRMEGDGILATYTAPAGVRRQAYPSLAKFYGSLGGKMKTVRYQLQQGLTLIDIGKRPVDFRALVQRSGTGAWIVTSVVARTAGSNHFVSNLARGGTLSRVKDAVGRSNLAPGYKAGASAKLEKAALDIAKGIEERIPAHFGELGIDLAMDTGGRVWLLEVNSKPSKNDNTPLEGNKIRPSVRNMIQYARYLAGFS